The Vibrio penaeicida sequence ATCGGGCTGGCTTGAAGTTTCATAGCGATATGGGTGTTGCGATAAAGCTGTAGTCTAACAGAATCTTGTTTCTCATTGAGAGTGCCATTGCAAAGTGATCCTCGCAACTTCATACGACTTGGGTATAATGCAGCCTTCGTGCATTTTCTTTTGTGCGACACAGACTTTTACCCAAAGTTAGATGCTTGATTTCATTACCGCCCAAACGCCCAGTCTGCTATTGACAGGTTTTCATGTCGATAGGTTTGCTTGCTATTCGTTTAGCTTGCAGCCAGCAAGATTAGGTGGGCGCATTTTCATAGAGCATCAGGGGTATTGGAATTGAAATGAATGACATAAAGAATGAACTTACTTGATTTTGATATATCTCACGTAAGGGATTTGAATTGATAGAGGTAGAGAAGTGAAGCTAACTTCGAAACATTTGTGGTTCTTACTAGGTGCAGCCTTGCTAATAAGGCTTGTGTCTTTGGGTATTATGCCGCTGATGGATACAACGGAAGCTCGATACGGTGAGCAGGCTCGAATTATGGTGGAAACCGGTAACTGGTTAACGCCAATGTTTGATTACGATGAGCCATTCTTGGGCAAGCCGCCGATGTTTACTTGGCTGAGTGCTGTGGGCATTGAAGTGTTCGGTGTGTCAGAATTTGCCGTTCGATTCCCTCATTGGGTTGTCGGAGTTCTAACCATTGCTTTGGGATGTTTTTTTGCAAAACGTGTTGGCATTAATCCGCTAAAAACCGCGGTAGTCATGGCAACTATCCCAGTATTCTCTATCTCATCTGGCGCTGTCATGACGGATATGGCGCTAACGTTCTCTCTAACGCTCGCCATGATAGGGTTCTTCTTTTGCTGGCGAGGCGAAAAGATATGGGGCTACATCGGGTTTGCTGGGTTAGGTCTTGCACTACTGGCTAAAGGGCCGATGGCCATCGTATTGATGGGGCTATCCGTTCTTCCATTCTTGATTATTCAACATGGCTTTGTCGGTGCGTTCGTACAACTTTGGAAGCGTTTTCCAATCGTTGGCGGCTTAATCCTAATGTGTGTGATTGCGCTGCCGTGGTACATCTTAGCTGAGCAAGCAAACCCAGGGTTCTTAGAATACTTTATTGTAGGCGAACACTTTAACCGATTCCTTGTGAGTGGATGGGAAGGGGATCGCTACGGTAATGCGCACGACGAACCAAGAGGCATGATATGGCTATTCTTGATGTTGGCGGCTCTGCCTTGGTCTATTGTATTGCCTCTGCTAGCGGTTTTTCGATTTACAAGGCTGAAAGAAAAGTTTGCTGAATTACCTGGGGTGTTTGTATTCCTCCTGTTCTGGGTTCTCTCACCGCTTATTCTGTTTACGTTCTCGGGCAATATTCTTGCTACCTATGTTCTGCCGGGCATGCCCGCGTTTGCGTTGTTAGTGGCGTATTTAGCAGAAGAAAAAGTGAGTTACAAAGCGACATACTTCAAGTTCATTGCGATTACAGGGCTAATTATTACGTTGGTATCTGTCTATGTGGCGGGCGAACTTAAGAATGATGCGATCGTAGGGTATGTTGCTGCTGTAGCGCTTGTTGTTTCTGGCATTGCGTTTTTGTTCCGAGGGAAACAATTTACGTTCAACTGGTTTACGTTTACTTCGTATATCTCGCCAATCATCCTGATTATTGCTATCTGTGTAGTCATGTTCAAAACAGGTAATGAGCGTAGCGACAAAATGCTGTTCATCGATATCGATCACAGTAAGCCTACGTTCTATGTAGAAGGCGGGCGACCATTCTCTGGCCAGTACTACAGTTTTGGTCAGGCGAAGCGAATGCATACGCTGGATCAACTGCAAGGTCACGAGAATGGTTACTACATTATTGGGCCTAATGAGCGTATCGGAAACTTTGTTGAGAAGTACAACTTGTCTTGTACGTTCGAAGTGGCATCACCTAAACGCTCGCGTTACCTGTGCCAGTGATTTCTCAGCTTAAGGCTTTGCAGCATAAACTATTTCAGCATCGGCTGTTTAAGTTTGCCTTTGTTGGCGGTATCGGCTTTTTAGTCGATACCGCAGTGTTTTCTCTTCTGTATTATGTTGCAGAAATGCCTATATTTTCTTCGCGTGTTATCGCGTTTGTTTTAGCTGCAACCGCGACATGGGTTGGAAACCGAGTACTGACATTCAGTGACAGAGAAAAGTCCAATAAAGCGAAGCAGTGGCAAAAACACATGGTTGCGGCGGTCTGTTCTGCGATACCCAACTTAGGTGTGTTCAAACTGGTAATCGCTGTTTTTGGTGATCAAGGAGCCATGCCTTTTGTGGCGCTTGTAGCGGGAATCTTAGTTGGCATGTTCAGTAACTACTTCTTGAGTTCGAAGTGGGTATTTGCCGACAAAGAAACCAGTTAATGAAGACCTAGCAGCAAGCGATGACTCTGAAAAAACAAATAAAAATGCGACCAATTGGTCGCATTTTTTGTCTCTGGCTCCATCAATAACTTTCTATTGATGTGCTTTAGCGCGATGCCTCTGCTTATTCTTTGGCTTGCTAGAGCCAGCAGATTGATGCGCGGGTTTACCTTGCCCTTTGGATTTCGGCTTGGTGGAAGGCTTACCCTTTCCATTTTCTTTACGGCTATCAGGCTTACGGATATCGGGCTGATTCTTGGTATGCTTGGTCGCAAAGCGGTTTGCACCATGCCTACCAGAACGGCGGCGCTGCGCAGGCGTTTTGGAGTCAATATCTTCCGCAGGAATCAAGCAGCCAGGTTTATCGCCAATAAGGTGCTTTTTGCCCATGCTGATCAGTGCTTCGCGAATGATTGGCCAGTTAGCCGGATCATGGTAACGAAGTAGCGCTTTGTGTAAGCGTCGCTGCCTTTCTCCTTTAGCAACGGGGATATCTTCACGTTGTTTGTATTTCACTCGCTTGAGTGGATTGGTTTCCGAGTAATACATGGAGGTCGCATTACACATCGGAGACGGGTAGAAGTTCTGGACTTGGTCGCACTCAAAATTATTCGATTTTAACCACAGTGCCAAGTTCACCATGTCTTCTTCTTCAGTACCTGGGTGCGCAGCAATGAAGTAAGGGATCAAATACTGTTTTTTCCCGGCTTCTTTACTGAACTTTTCAAACATTTCTTTGAATCGGTCATAGGTACCCATGCCCGGCTTCATCATCTTATCTAGCGGGCCTTTTTCAGTGTGCTCGGGCGCTATTTTCAAATAGCCACCTACGTGATGCGTGACAAGCTCTTTCACGTATTCTGGAGATTCAATGGCTAAGTCGTAGCGAACACCAGACGCGATCATGACTTTCTTGATGCCTTTTACTTTGCGCGCTTCTCGATACAAATCGATGGTGTGCTTGTGGTCGGTGTCTAGCTTATGGCATATCCCCGGGAATACACAGGAAGGTCTTCGACAGTTCTGTTCTGCACGTGGGTCGGAGCAACCGAGGCGATACATGTTGGCCGTTGGTCCACCTAAATCAGAAATGGTACCGGTAAAGCCTGGGACTTTATCGCGAATTTCTTCCATCTCGTTAAGGATCGACTCTTTCGAACGGTTTTGAATAATACGTCCTTCGTGCTCTGTTATCGAACAGAAAGAGCAGCCACCAAAACAACCACGCATGATATTGACTGAGGTTTTAATCATGTCATAAGCGGGGATCTTCGCATTACCATACATAGGGTGCGGAACGCGGGCGTAAGGCAGCCCAAACACAAAATCCATTTCTTCTGTTGTCAGCGGAATAGGCGCTTGGTTCACCCAAAGTTCGCGATCGCCGTGTTTTTGAATGAGCGCGCGCCCAGAATAAGGGTTAGTTTCCAGGTGCATGATTCGGCTGGCATGCGCGTAGAGAATACGGTCGTTTTTCAGCTTTTCGAAAGGGGGTATTCTCACTGCGGTGGTTTTTGCATCGTGCCTTGATGGTTGAATAGTGACAGCCTTGGCTACCTTTTCTTCTTCCTTCGGCTTTGTTTCACATTGCGTTTCTACCTGATAAGGGTTCGTCGGAACGAACGCTTTTCCCGGCTTTTCAATACGAGAAGAATCAATAACTTTGAAATGCTCTGGAGCAGCGGCTAGGTTTACTGCTGTGCCACGAATACTCGTGAGAGTGGAAATATCTTCGCCATTTGCCAGCCTATGAGCCACTTCCACTAACGCTCTTTCCGCGTTACCAAACAATAGAATATCGGCTTTAGCATCGAACAAAACCGAACGTCTAACTTTGTCTGACCAATAATCGTAGTGCGCGATACGACGAAGGCTCGCCTCAATACCACCTAAAACGATGGGGGCGTCTTTGTATGCCTCACGGCAACGCTGAGAGTAAACCAAGGTTGCACGGTCTGGGCGCTTTCCACCCTCGTTATTCGGTGTGTATGCATCGTCGTGACGAAGCTTTTTGTCTGCCGTATAACGGTTGATCATTGAATCCATGTTGCCCGCGGTAATACCAAAAAAGAGGTTTGGTTTACCGAGTTTCATGAAATCGGATTTATCTTGCCATTCTGGCTGAGCCAAAATACCTACACGAAAACCTTGTGCCTCTAAAAGGCGTCCAATAATAGCCATACCAAAACTTGGGTGGTCGACGTAAGCGTCACCAGTGACGATGATGATATCGCAACTGTCCCAACCAAGTGCATCCATCTCTTTCCTACTGGTGGGCAGAAAAGGGGCGACACCGTAACATTCAGCCCAGTATTTTGGATATTGATCGATTGGAGTGGGTTTGTTGTGCATTTTTTGACCTCAGCGTTAGGAGGCGGGAATTATAGCGGCATAAAACCTTCCTGACTAGGTTCTCATTTCACATGAGAATTATTCGTATTTATGAGGCTGCAAGGCTTACATATAAAGGCTCAATCGATATTTCATACCCTTTAAGAAAGGTATTGATTTAGCCTTAAAAACAGTTGTTCTTGGTGCTCAGAAATACGTGTAATTACACTGGGATCCGGAAGCTGATTTTGGGATTTTACCTGTTTTTCAATTTCATCCATCAAAGTGTAAAGGCTGTGCGCACCAATTTGGCTACTTGTCCCTTTGAGGGTATGAGAGTGGACCTTTATTTCACTGACATCTCCGTTATCAATGGCAGAGATAAGCTGGTGAATTTGTTCTGGAGTTTCCTCCATAAAAGCGCTGAGCACGACGTTTAAAGCGCCTTTATCGTTGAACATCATATGCAGAGCTTCACGTTCATCCCATATAGGATCATTCTTATCGTTTACGGCACTGTGTTCATCCATGCCGGCACTGGAATTTGAAGGGGTTGATGAGATTGAAGAGTTTGAGTGGTTTGAAGAGAAATTAAGCCATTTTGATAACACCGATTCTAAGCTCTCTGGGTTAACGGGTTTACTTATGTAATCGTTCATGCCTGCAGCAAGACATTTTTCCATATCACCCTTCATGGCGTTGGCTGTCATGGCAATAATTGGAATGCTTTGGTAGTTTTGCCCCGCTTCTCCGTCTCTGATCGCCATTGTGGCCTCATATCCATCCATTTCAGGCATTTGGCAATCCATTAAAATCAGTTGGTAGGATGTGGAAGATTGCAACGATTGGAGAGCCGCGAGACCGTTTCCAGCAATATCTGATCGGATGCCTAGGTTTTCAAGCATTCCTTGCGCGACAAGTTGGTTGATATCGTTATCCTCTACTAGAAGGATTCGGTTTTGTGCTTGTTTCAAATACGGATCTGCGGCCTCGTGTTGGTCATATTTTGATTTCGACTCTCTTGACGTTAAATATTGAGAGTCGAATGCTGTTTCGTGAGGTAAGTTTTCCATTGTTGTGTCACCTTCTCGGAGCTGAATAGAGAAAGAGAAGGTAGAACCTTGCCCTAGTTGGCTCGAGACTTCTAACGACCCTCCCATCAGTAAGCACAGTTGTTTCGTGATGGAAAGACCCAAGCCAGTGCCGCCAAATTGGCGCGTGGTTGAGGTGTCGGCCTGTGTAAAGGCGTCAAATAAACCACTTAGCTGCTCTTTCTTAATGCCGATTCCTGAATCCGTTACTGAGCATTGAAAGACTAAAAGCTCGCCTTCGGCTTTCGTGAGTTGAGCATCTACTTTTATTTCGCCTTGGTCGGTGAACTTGAAAGCGTTACCCACTAGATTATTCAATATTTGTAGAAGCCTCGTTGGATCGCCTTTTACCGACGGAGTAGAAACATTTTGAGCATCTAAATGGAAACTGATTTGTTTCTCTTGCGCTTTGATAGCATTGATTTCTTTGAATCGAGTAAGCAATTCTAATAGGTCGAAATTCACTTCTTCCAAATCTAACTTTCCTGCATCGATTTTGGAGAAATCTAAAATATCGTCAATGATGGTGAGAAGAGATTTGGCACTGGATTGAGCCAAATTTAGGTAGTGGCTCTGATTGTCGGTAAGCTCATTTTTATTGATGAGATCCAGCATGCCAAGTACACCATTCATTGGAGTACGTATTTCATGGCTCATATTGGCAAGAAATTCACTTTTGGCTTTTGCCGCTTCCACGGCTTTGTTTTTTGCATCCAAAATCGTTTTTTCATACTCAATTTGATCGGTGATATCTCTAAAGCTCCATACTCGCCCTACAAGTGTTCCTTCTTGCAACATTGGGTGAGAAATTCTCTCTATAATCTTCCCATTTCTTAGCTCTAACGTGTCGAACGAGCGCTCAAGGCTGCCAGCATTTAACTGATCAGGGGAGAGTGTGAATGAAGACGGGTCAACAAGCTGAGAGCGAATTTGGTGAACGAAACTCAATGAACCGCCTTCTTGAGTGTACAAGCTTGGAAGCTGCCAAAT is a genomic window containing:
- a CDS encoding ATP-binding protein: MKLTTKVVFTVITTLSILMAVMGYLLVSNTKSEMSDRLYNEMALDSSYALKRLNTNIEGNIAMANIISKNRDIAKALDLLENRGINQILNSLLEVYPLINYILILDEENTVFATSTVDTEGNKINGERLLLESVTQHPMYKESIEGKTVVSDILYDPYLPTLGLDQHLSQWFTAEIKIRGRSLGKVIISTNWTKIAYDLLGEINQSIINAGRPLKLVLLTDMEDKIYASYAQGDLLLSNNTYSQGKTYLQSHSELTASKTLDRTGAVLKAVVVYDRDKAFQPIYDSNQFVLLSFITGSFIIATVIVVLLRKLVLHRLALLHRATYHIGQGNLDINIPSLGKDELAELGQAINGMVDGLQSKTTSIERLNEEIFTRKEALKEKEIKDFQLSEANKYIKGISDNAPQLFSYVGKDLHYRFVNRAYQDWFGLPENEILNQHIKLILGEKIFNEVLPYLEQSLAGKETQFESRIDAGLGQSRHIRATYLPDIVDGEVAGVFVSVEDLTNIKESEEKLKETVSLMETILHSAENGLLVTDKHGHYLKMNQQFCQIWQLPSLYTQEGGSLSFVHQIRSQLVDPSSFTLSPDQLNAGSLERSFDTLELRNGKIIERISHPMLQEGTLVGRVWSFRDITDQIEYEKTILDAKNKAVEAAKAKSEFLANMSHEIRTPMNGVLGMLDLINKNELTDNQSHYLNLAQSSAKSLLTIIDDILDFSKIDAGKLDLEEVNFDLLELLTRFKEINAIKAQEKQISFHLDAQNVSTPSVKGDPTRLLQILNNLVGNAFKFTDQGEIKVDAQLTKAEGELLVFQCSVTDSGIGIKKEQLSGLFDAFTQADTSTTRQFGGTGLGLSITKQLCLLMGGSLEVSSQLGQGSTFSFSIQLREGDTTMENLPHETAFDSQYLTSRESKSKYDQHEAADPYLKQAQNRILLVEDNDINQLVAQGMLENLGIRSDIAGNGLAALQSLQSSTSYQLILMDCQMPEMDGYEATMAIRDGEAGQNYQSIPIIAMTANAMKGDMEKCLAAGMNDYISKPVNPESLESVLSKWLNFSSNHSNSSISSTPSNSSAGMDEHSAVNDKNDPIWDEREALHMMFNDKGALNVVLSAFMEETPEQIHQLISAIDNGDVSEIKVHSHTLKGTSSQIGAHSLYTLMDEIEKQVKSQNQLPDPSVITRISEHQEQLFLRLNQYLS
- a CDS encoding GtrA family protein; amino-acid sequence: MPVISQLKALQHKLFQHRLFKFAFVGGIGFLVDTAVFSLLYYVAEMPIFSSRVIAFVLAATATWVGNRVLTFSDREKSNKAKQWQKHMVAAVCSAIPNLGVFKLVIAVFGDQGAMPFVALVAGILVGMFSNYFLSSKWVFADKETS
- a CDS encoding ArnT family glycosyltransferase yields the protein MKLTSKHLWFLLGAALLIRLVSLGIMPLMDTTEARYGEQARIMVETGNWLTPMFDYDEPFLGKPPMFTWLSAVGIEVFGVSEFAVRFPHWVVGVLTIALGCFFAKRVGINPLKTAVVMATIPVFSISSGAVMTDMALTFSLTLAMIGFFFCWRGEKIWGYIGFAGLGLALLAKGPMAIVLMGLSVLPFLIIQHGFVGAFVQLWKRFPIVGGLILMCVIALPWYILAEQANPGFLEYFIVGEHFNRFLVSGWEGDRYGNAHDEPRGMIWLFLMLAALPWSIVLPLLAVFRFTRLKEKFAELPGVFVFLLFWVLSPLILFTFSGNILATYVLPGMPAFALLVAYLAEEKVSYKATYFKFIAITGLIITLVSVYVAGELKNDAIVGYVAAVALVVSGIAFLFRGKQFTFNWFTFTSYISPIILIIAICVVMFKTGNERSDKMLFIDIDHSKPTFYVEGGRPFSGQYYSFGQAKRMHTLDQLQGHENGYYIIGPNERIGNFVEKYNLSCTFEVASPKRSRYLCQ
- a CDS encoding YgiQ family radical SAM protein, which translates into the protein MHNKPTPIDQYPKYWAECYGVAPFLPTSRKEMDALGWDSCDIIIVTGDAYVDHPSFGMAIIGRLLEAQGFRVGILAQPEWQDKSDFMKLGKPNLFFGITAGNMDSMINRYTADKKLRHDDAYTPNNEGGKRPDRATLVYSQRCREAYKDAPIVLGGIEASLRRIAHYDYWSDKVRRSVLFDAKADILLFGNAERALVEVAHRLANGEDISTLTSIRGTAVNLAAAPEHFKVIDSSRIEKPGKAFVPTNPYQVETQCETKPKEEEKVAKAVTIQPSRHDAKTTAVRIPPFEKLKNDRILYAHASRIMHLETNPYSGRALIQKHGDRELWVNQAPIPLTTEEMDFVFGLPYARVPHPMYGNAKIPAYDMIKTSVNIMRGCFGGCSFCSITEHEGRIIQNRSKESILNEMEEIRDKVPGFTGTISDLGGPTANMYRLGCSDPRAEQNCRRPSCVFPGICHKLDTDHKHTIDLYREARKVKGIKKVMIASGVRYDLAIESPEYVKELVTHHVGGYLKIAPEHTEKGPLDKMMKPGMGTYDRFKEMFEKFSKEAGKKQYLIPYFIAAHPGTEEEDMVNLALWLKSNNFECDQVQNFYPSPMCNATSMYYSETNPLKRVKYKQREDIPVAKGERQRRLHKALLRYHDPANWPIIREALISMGKKHLIGDKPGCLIPAEDIDSKTPAQRRRSGRHGANRFATKHTKNQPDIRKPDSRKENGKGKPSTKPKSKGQGKPAHQSAGSSKPKNKQRHRAKAHQ